Genomic DNA from Gossypium hirsutum isolate 1008001.06 chromosome A01, Gossypium_hirsutum_v2.1, whole genome shotgun sequence:
atcattttaaaaaggttaaattttgctattggATCTTGTATTTTGTGTAAATTGTGAATCTAGTGCATgcactttaatttgatcaattttagcttttatacttttcgaattttaaaattttaatcctaacTCAATAGTAAcggttaaatttgtttggttaaattatgcCATTACTCCTATATTATGCATGACATTATATATTTGGTTCACATTTACCAATTGGATCATTCTTAGTAACTatattctttgaatttcaaaatataagtCTTAATGCAAATGATAGTCGTTAaatctattaattaattttttgtgagtaatatgtgaaaataacaaatgAACATAACATTACACATGTGATAGTATGTTTGCCacgtcaaattttaaaaataacataacataacttaacgaatttaatagttatcatttggttaggactaaaattttggaattctaaaaatataaagactaaaaataacaatattaaaatataaatattaaatctacaATTTACGCAAAATACAAGCTGTAATAGCAAACTTGCACCCTCTAAAAAACAAATACAGCAAAAGGTAATTTTTGTTTATACCTTAAAGTATATTAAAGAACATTTgctttttattatcttttaaattttttatgtttaaatgaatttttataaaatttatataaaatatgaaaacaaaaaaattattattttgtgaaagtaagaaaatttttaatcatttctcaattaaattaatAGTCAATTAATTCTCACACCATGATAAAATGCGTATACCATACTAgactaaaaaataacataaatactacattaagtatttatattttataatattttttatttctttaaatgtaaaactttttttaatattaattttattatatgttcttatcatttttttatataatgcgtGGAACTACTTATAACTCTTCTTCagcccttaaataggaggataatacgtttcaacgtactcaaactcacgtctttctacattaataataatactgATACTAATTAAACTAAATCTTATTCACATTAAATGTAAACTTAAACtttgattatattaaaaaatattattaatttattaatataaaagaataGTTGCAATTGACATTTGACAAAGTATAAAGAAGCCACATGGAGGGAGACTTGGATCCCAAAATTCCAAAGGGCATGACAATGTCAGGCCTCATACCCCCTAAAAAGGGCATAAATCCAAGGCTGTTCTTAAACACAAGGCTTTCAGTAATCAGCCAACACATAGCATCTCTTTGCTTTGCTGTGCTTTCTGATGCTGCCACGATTCCCTTTTTGCATGCTTACCCCTAATAATGTTTAGCCACGCCTCCCCTCACCCTCAACCCCATACCCTTAACTTCTTCTCTTCTACATTCTCATTCTTATTATAATCACATTCAATtccaattatttattatttgaactaatattttaataatttatttatcaagtttattaaaataattatattttttacagGTCTGAAATTTTAAATCTTGTTCCATATTTCTATCATTTTGAGGTATAACATTatcttaattaataaatatttaactcagtaattttttatttaaaataaatagttttatatttctttttatttacacaaaatttgacacaacatacattaaatacaaaatatgacAGTTCAATTATTATCACAAAAACGAAAACAACATAAGATCAAATACGtttaaacatttttctcttcaattGTAGATATTGTATAAATAAGACCTAAAACTATAGTCTAATTGAATCTCTATCTGTGTCTCATTTTCCTACACACTCTCTATAATATAAAACTAATGCTTGTTGGGTGGAAAGATAAGCAACTTGATATCCCTTAAATCAGGTATTCTATTCAAatcttatgaatgaaaaaaaaaaaaaaacaagctcTTGTGGAGCTTTGTTCCACTTTTTTAAGGGCTTTACTGGTCTTAGCTTTAAATTTAGTCGaaacttaatataattattggATATCGAAGAATTTCAAACTAATATATAGCTCAACTTTAAATTTAGTCAAAACCCTAATATgattatcaaatattaaaaaatttcagaataatatataaccTGACTTTAAATTTAGTCAAAACCCTAATATAATTACTAAATAGActgaaaatttttacattaatatacagttcaatttgaaatttaatagaaACCCAAAATAGTTACAATTTTAAACTAATACAtagtttgattttaaatttagtGAAAACCTAATATAATTACAGGATATTAGTATTCCACACCCCCATGGCCCCTATATATATCCAAGTCCCCCATCCCAATCCATTTGTCCCCTTATCACTCAACACTTTATTCTTCTCTCTCCATTAATCTTCATTGAAAGAAAATCATCTTTGCTTTCGCCCATGACCACTGTTTATGACCCTTCACACCATCTCACCTCCAAAAATTTGTGTTTCAAGGACCTTGAAATCCCTCCAAGGAAAAAGCAACTCCATTGTTGCCCCAACGCCGCCGCCATGGAACTTCCCCACCACGAAGCTAGGCTCCACAAATacctcccctccaatgaagacgATGACGGTACCGATGATCCATACGGCACCGACCATTTCCGTATGTACGAGTTCAAAGTAAGAAGGTGTACAAGGAGCCGTAGCCATGACTGGACTGACTGTCCCTTCGCTCATCCAGGTGAAAAAGCCCGCCGTCGTGACCCTACTCGGTACCAGTACTCCTCCACCATCTGTTCTGACTACCGGCGTGGCAGTGAGTGCCCTCGCGGCGATGACTGTGAGTTCGCTCATGGAGTGTTTGAGTGTTGGCTTCACCCTACACGTTACAGAACCGAAGCTTGTAAAGATGGTAAGAATTGCAAGCGTAAGGTTTGTTTCTTTGCTCATTCGTCACGTGAGCTTCGTCTCTTGCCGGAATCACCACCGCCATTGAAGTATAAAAACCCTGACAAGAACTATAACCATTGCTGCTTGTTTTGCCGGTCGGTAACATCGTCGTCGTCGTTGTCCCCGACAAGTACTCTCTTGGGTTTATCTCATTTCTCGAGATCCCCGTCCCTATCGCCGCCTTTATCTCCCTTAAAACACCAGCAAAGAACACCAAGGTACGGTGGTGATCGTATCAGTATATTTGGAACCGAAATGACAACCAGTTACGATGATGTTTTGTTAAAGGAAGTAATGAGTTGTTTAGGAACCATGAATTTATCCGAAGTAACTTCACCAATGGCGCCTACTGCAAATACAAACATTCCATGGCTTGATGTTTCATTCAAAGGAGCTCCTTCAATGGTAAGTCCTTCTGGTTCTGGTGAATATTTCAATGGTGGTGGTGATGATGAGAAAAACAAtggaaacggtgtcgttttggatCATGATCTTGACCTCGGATGGGTTAATGAGTTGCTGATGTAGTGAAGGAAGGtgataaatcatatatatatatatgatcttggaagtgtatatatttatgtgtgattgGGTTTAAAAACAGTTGCTGGTCTgatttattgttattaaatattttattattgcaAACCAAGTTGATTTCAGTTTGTAAGTTTTTTGAAGGGATCTAATATGATCTTTTTATTTGTCTACTTTTTTTTAACTTCTGAATATTGATAAAGTCAACCTTTTTATTcctatgtatgcatgtatgtatgtgacGGTATTTATGTATGTTTGAAATGCATGTGATGTACGTGATTAACCTAATAGTAAGAACGAGATTTTGGGTCCAAAATTCATACCTAAAAGTTAAGGAAGGAATATATAAGGGATGATCACAGATTAATTACGTGGCAAACATGCAAGCATCCTCAAATATGAGGGAGTTACCCGGTAGTACGTGTCCGATGATATGACGTGTGAATATTGCCAGTATATttgttcatacatatatatatatataacactaataaaatttagtaattaataaaaattcacgAATTTAATCTTAAAACTTATAACACGGATTATTTACTTCAACCAAAATTAAGTAACTTCATTTAGATTTCAATTGacctaaataattatttttactttgtgcaccataatttaataatattttacatttttttaaattagaataaaaaatttaggtcaaaataaatttaaaatctaatatattttatatattcgaataattataatttaaaattaatttaataaaaaaattaaacatatttaactTCAAATCTAAAGGGGATTTATAGTTGATATTTATCGTAAAATTTGAACTTGAGACATTAAAATCTAACTAAATCAAGATATTTAAACATCGATAATTTAATGACTCaaatattgttatatttttaatatttttcataaagtCAATCAAGCATCAATTTAATTGAGATCATTTATATTACAATTTAAGTTGTATTATTATGAtcgtattttcatatttttatgagtcaataaaaatttatcaatGACAGGGTTTGAATCAAGAACACTATAAATTTTATATCtttcattttacaattttatctaatattttatttggttttacataatgttttttttaaccttaatacattttttaatatttttcatatttggtTTATTGTTTATGTTCGAAATTGATAGTTGCTTGTCTCAACAATATTATTtcggttttgaatttttttattctaaaagtagaaatattaaattattaagtttatGCAAGTGAAATGATGTTCTCCGATGTTAACTTAACTAAACTAAATATTACTATAAATTTGAACAATTTTTCAACTAAATATTTCAATATATAGATCATGATTAAGTCTTTCTGAATtccaaatattaatattaatttttatttaaattcatccataatcaCAAATAGAAAATTCTGGATCATTCACTTTTTCTTAAGAAAATATAGGTTTCTtagatttactttttttaaaatttaaaaatctttcTTTTAGATATTAAACAAGTTAACCAGTTTTGCAttgtttacattataatattttacatatatttatttttatacttttttttaatcattGGTGGCTTAAATGGTACCATACTTACAAATATGGGTACTAATCCCCCCACATGTagttaatttacataattaaatattaacatcTCTTCCATGAACCCTTAAcaatatctttttattattaaggGTTCGATCAATTACAAGATAAATTATAACccattttgaaaatgaattttaatttttttctctaaacttatttttcaaccaataattttatcttaagcttcttaaattttaaacttaagcATAATCAAATcagtaaataatatataaacccatttccttagtttttgccaaatatatatttatttatgtgtatgaaagaaagaaaaaagaaaaaatattactcCATTACCGTAGGTAGTAGTGGGGTAAAAACTTAAaggttaaattgattatttatgagCATGAAAGAAGAAAATCATTGACATTCACAtcataatattaaatttgttTCCTAGGAGGGTACACTTGTATTTGAAACATTTTAGCTGTGGTCGTGGGGAAATTATTCACATGCTTCTGCTTCTTCTGATTCAATTCATTGGTTGTCTACAATGATGAATTAATCGGGATGACAATAGAACGAGACgagattatatatataaacatcgTTCAACGATGCTTCATACAGCTCCACCATATTTAGGgtttcatttgtttaatattatcgaattatatatatttatatattaatgtatATATTCAACATATATACTCAAAGATATATAGTatattataatagtaaatttaaatgTAAAGATTGATTGAATTTTAACTCGATTGGCATCGACATTGTTGCTATAGTGTAAGAGGATGAAAGTTCGAGTGCACTGAAACGTATTATCTTATAATGATaataacctataatgagattaatgttacaTTTTACTTCTTGATTGAAACCGATTTAGAAGCAATTCAAGATATTTTATATTCATAAAACTTTTAAGGGTTTATAAAGATTTTTGCTACTTGTCAATTAAGTCCACTTTGATATCAATACTTTTTGTCTATCCATTTTGATACTTATGCTTTGATAATCAAGTTCATTTTTATTTCTGAATTTGAAACTccgttttcttttttaattttcgagTGATAACATAATACGATTTTAAAGTGTCACATCATCACAATTTTACATTTTCTAAATTCAAGGATCCAAATGAACCAGAAAATATAGGTACAAagacctcttcaatctttctaaCTTTCGAAATAAAGTAAATTAGTTCCTTTCATAAAAATCAAAGCAATTTAATTCTTGTTactgtacataattttgattggtactataacaaatttagctcttgatgtttacatattttgtcaatttggtattgactttaaaaaattcaacaaatttaacctcaacatttacacaaaaTATTGCCAGCTAAATTTATTAAACCGAAACCGAATTAATTGAATGCGTacactttaaaaattaaatttactattataccaatcaaattatatacaattgatgaaaacattaacatcataattaatcatttttaattatttgctttcaaaaatatcaagaatTAAATTAATCCGGTCAAAAATATACAAATACCAAAACAGATTTAATTACGAAGTTTTACATTAACCCTAAACTCTTTACAGTCTAAATAACTAGCGTATCCcacatttttatatattcatcTATCGAGTGGTTGGTCTAAGCTCACAAGAATGGTGTGGTGTGGGGGGTGGGTGGGTGGGTAAGGGAACAGCCTAATCGCCCATGCTAAAATGACCCTTAGCTGTGGGCAAGGACTCTGCCTTGGGTCCCCCACCTACCGTTACCTTTTTTGTTTTGTTGGCTCACAATTTTGCATTGTTTTCATTCAATATTTGTGACATTCGAATGTGGTTCATGGGACCCAAACACCCATACTGACACTTTTTTCGCTCACCCAAGTTACTATTTCATATCAGCTTACTAGCTAGGTATGGTCTCCCCCTACACCATCAAATTTATTGGTGCTATTCAATGCAATGAATGGTATAGTTGTATTTATAGATCTGCATGGCACCACATCACATACTAATTATTTATTCActaagtaaaattttatttattgtagCACCACGATtcttaatctttatttttttgatataatacCTAGAACTGCTTATAACGCCTCCCCAACTCTTCAATAAAAGGATAATGCACTTGAATACACTCGAACCCAAGTCCTCTTACACTGACAGGAGTGTCAATGCCAACTGAGAATAGATGTATATATCAAGTCTAATTgccttaaaatttattcaatttgttgTGAATAAATCTATCCGCGAGTCATGTGGACTGTTCAGACCGAGCTAAACTAAACTTGAACAAAGAATATTACAGCTTAAACCAATATAATCCAAGGTAAATTCtgactttataattaaataaattgtctCGTTAGTTACTTTAAATATGGGTCGTTCTTATTTcagtcaccttttttttttgttgatttggtcaccccaaaataaaaattgatcaaattgattACTCTACTATTAAATGATAATGGAAAACTAATTGTGCATTTCCACGTTAGCCACTCTTAGACCTATTTATGAATCATGTTACCCGCCAAGACCTGCTCAAAGTTCGGTACGGTTTGGATCAAAATATTAAACTCCAAAATGGGCATGGACAAAAAATTTAGACCCATTTAAAATATTAGGTTCGGCTTGGtccatttttaaatttgtaatattttatcttatattatttttatgtattatataatttataacacaaaaataaatctatactaaatatata
This window encodes:
- the LOC107960119 gene encoding zinc finger CCCH domain-containing protein 2, translated to MTTVYDPSHHLTSKNLCFKDLEIPPRKKQLHCCPNAAAMELPHHEARLHKYLPSNEDDDGTDDPYGTDHFRMYEFKVRRCTRSRSHDWTDCPFAHPGEKARRRDPTRYQYSSTICSDYRRGSECPRGDDCEFAHGVFECWLHPTRYRTEACKDGKNCKRKVCFFAHSSRELRLLPESPPPLKYKNPDKNYNHCCLFCRSVTSSSSLSPTSTLLGLSHFSRSPSLSPPLSPLKHQQRTPRYGGDRISIFGTEMTTSYDDVLLKEVMSCLGTMNLSEVTSPMAPTANTNIPWLDVSFKGAPSMVSPSGSGEYFNGGGDDEKNNGNGVVLDHDLDLGWVNELLM